The DNA window CCGCTTTTACCTGTGCCATTTTTAGCTCGGCCAAGAATGTCCCTCCCTGACAAGACAATAGGAATACTCTCCTCCTACAGGGACAGACAGTGTaaaggggaagaaaaaaaaagacaacaaaacaatCATCAATACGGGCTTTTTTGACAAACATTTTTCAAGACATAAGCCAAGCAGACAAAGCCAATAATCCAcagatttttccatttatatgatttttatttaggcTACCTGGATAGGGGAAGGCTTCTCCCAGCCCATTTCGAAAATACCCATCAGCAGTTCCCTCTTAAGGCAGTAATCTTCAAACTCATTTCCTTTGGTTGCAGTCACATCCTGTCAAAAAGGAGGATGTATATAAACGTGGACCGGCAACCAATTCAAAACAACACCATCTAAGAAAACAGATTTTAGAACTTACTGTGGTTTTCACTCTCATGTCTTTCGGTGGAAGCTGCAGGCACTTCTTCCAGTCATCACCAAAccttgagaaaataaaaaaaataaattcacattcaACTTTATACTTTACTGACACTTGTGATTTGACCTTATGTCAATGATTTCTTATATATCATAtcaatgataaatatatatatatatatatatatcaaatatatatatatatatatatataaaataaatatatatatatataaaaaaaaaaagaaaatcaaagatTACCTGATACCACCACTGCTTTGGGGTATACTGTTTCCTTTCTGGGGCATCACAGATGTTTTTCCTGATTGTGATGAGGAAGTAAGCGATCCTGACTGGAGGCTCATGGGCTTGGACTGTCCATTCTGTTTGCTCATTGACATGACTGAAGCAGGGATCTCTGTTCTCGCTGTAGCCATTATCAGGTTTTCCCCTCAACAGTTTCTaacaaattaatctttttacttttttttgctacttttgagctatttgtaaaactgttttaCTGTTACGCTCACCGCGCTTGTGTGTAAACAGTTTCCGGTACGTACAGACCTCTTAAAAAGAAGAGTGCCTGGCGTATAACAATTGTTTATAATAAGCTCTCccaaaaaaggagaaaattatatttatatgaataaatatatcaagCCTAGAGCCAACGTACAAAATAACTAGCAAACTTACTTGTAAAATTCAAGTCTCGCACAaggattttcaaaaatgcacgTTAGCAAAAAATCTATTAATGCTTTTCAAAAGTCACTTTTGACGTTATCCCTGAAAATGTACaaagtatttacttttttttaattatttttttttttttacagctggaTTGCAGAAATCCTGTAGTACCCTCTGTTTTCCTTTTGgtatcaaaaaaaatataaagtatttacaTTCAAAAGCACAAGGCTCAGCTAAAGATTCTTAATGTGCTCTTAAAATTCCCGTATTCTCTTAGTCATGAGGAATTTGAAACTTCGCTCAGTGTCACTTGCTCTTCTTTAACCTGCTGAAAAACTCCAAACTGAGGGATTCCAAACGTAAAGAAAGTCAATGCAGGATTACGAGTCCAAAATAACGTTGAGTCCGTAAGCGTTTCCACTCTTGGCTTGGCGACGTCTTGTTTTTTCCTCACTTGGTCACAGTTCCTGAACAATTAGAGGAGGAATTTCTGGAACACCTGCCAAATATTAGagatataacaaaaaataattaccaTATAAAACATAACTATTTCTGGCAGGGAGTAAAGGtgtctttaaatgcttttaaacagaCTTGTTCGAAATCGATTAAAGAGAACagaatgtatgcatgtatgtttttgtgagattatattatatatatatatatatatatatatatatatatatatatatatatatatatatatattatatagtaatttttCTGCCGTAATACTACTTTGCCATCAATACATTCTGCTAACAAGGCACCCACGTTTAGCTAACAGTTTCCAACACTTATTAAAAGTATGGAAGCACTTGGATCTTATATAATAAGTTGGATTAATAATACATCTGGTTCAAGTCGAACAGGATTTAAGGTCATTTACTAATTCGCTAAAGGTTTAACGATTAAATCGGAAGCGAAAGGTGTGCGCGAGCGTCAATGGTTGTTTGCCGAGCTAACTTAGCAGACAAGCGGCACAAAGGTGGTTTATCGACAAAAGTTTTCTTCTTTGTGGTTACACGCGCGAATTCAGGCTGGCAGTTTCCaacattaaataagaaaaacagaTCGCAGCTCATTTTCTGTGCACTTGGTAAACTGTGTTTCTCGAGAAGTGGGGCACAGGTGAACTAAATTTGAAAGTATTAACTAGCATGCTAGCTCAACCTGCCAGCGGTTACATTGTTAGCGCAGGCTAGCTTAGCTAGATGCTAACGAGAGCGCAAGAGACACCCGCTATGCACGTTGGGAAAGATGATTGCCTAATTCAGTAGTAATTATATCCAAGTTCGTTACCTCCGAATTTTGAAGGATTTGAATCTTCGAGGATTTGATTAATTCTTCGAACGTTTCTTGAGAAATTCTTTGTTGCTGTGGCTTTTGTCTCTTCAGTCTAGAGATTTAACATGGCCGTGCGCTGAATCGAGCTCGGAGGACATATACGCACGAATCGAAATCGACCAATCAGGTGACGGAGTTTGAATTTGGTAGGCGGTAACATAATCAAATCCGCCTCAGTACGTCTATGTAGGTAGTTTTGACATCATAATAGATTGCTTCAATTCTAATATTCTTTTATTCATACaccaaatgtttaatatttcatattcatattttgtttaaaactatggaatatattttgttaaaaaaaaaaaaaactgcacaaaagGTAATCTAAATACAGGTCAGGtacattaaaaaagttatatGTTGTTACATATATCaagaaagttacattttaatgtaatttagatttattatcataaaacatttttttgttgttgatttaattttgatgattagagcTTAAAACTAATGAAAGTCAAAAATCATCTGAAATGTTTAactttacatgtaataaatCTAGAATATATGaaagtttaactttttaaaataagttaccaaaataaataaacttttgcaagatattgcttttttttagatGCACCTTTAAATCTATACATAAGCATTTGAAATGTAGTGAAACATGACGGCATGAAAAAGTTTCAAAGGCAGTTTTAATGTGACCtgcatataacaataataataataatatttaaaaaaaaattgcgctTCACATTGAAGAAATCTTAGTGCAcacatatgtataaaaatatgcatttttattcatagtAAATCAAGATTACTGCTATGCTGCACTTATTGACGCATTCATATGTAAAGCAAAGTACATACATTCACGTAACCATCAGCAACACCTTTAAGTACCTTTATGGCCGATTCACATCAAAGCCCATGTGGTTATAGGTTTAATCACAGTTTCTCAAGATTTTGGCAATGGTTTTTAAGGGTTACTTGACCTCATTGATCACTtcacccccatgtcgttccaaacccgttaAAGCTTCCGAGAGGCTTGGGAAAACCGAGAGGCTTgggactgtcccattgactgccaaacaattatcACTGCATCACAGCATCGTCTGGACGCACTTAACGCATGCGGTTCTTTTAAACACAATGGAAAGATATGCTGTTTGTACAAATTAAAGCCTACAAGATGTATCTTTCCATTGAGTCTAACAACAGGATTTATCTTTCCATAACGTACGCTGATGGTCCGAGGAGGTGCTACGGTGATATTATGGTGCCAAAtcttttaagtcattattttttgttttctttccttaaaaaaagtattttcatagcttcataatatagcagttaaaccactgatggcagatggagcattaAGACGACACCTttcttttctgcaccttgacagtggCAATTGTTTGGCACTCAATGGGACGGTCACAAGCCTTGTTTCGAAGACAAAAGAAGCTtttaaaggtttggaatgacataggGGAAAGTGAttacaaatgacaaattttTCCTTTCGGGGTGAAATAACCCTTTCCTACAATTCCTACAATAATACTACAGTTAAATTTTTTCAACATCTACTAGATTATGCATTTCAAGCCACTAAACACTGAGTCATAAAACTTCATCAGACAGTGTACATGCGTACATGGTATTTTTGACAATAGCCGTGAACTCATTAGATAAACCTATCCTGACCTCTATAGGCATTGTACTTGGTCAGAGTCAGCTGCATATGTGTATCCTAATAAAACCTCAGAAtatgaaaagtatttttgacaattacatttttttgtgaacacGAATGCAATTAAAGATTTGTGTGTCATGcaaatttgaataattaaaatctgtaaagtctaaaacaatggaaaaatcAAAACGATGCGAGTAAACACATTGTTTAAGGTGCAATTTCAATATCAAGAcagcagaattatttttttcccctgtttgttttcctgtcatCCCTTTTGTATAAATATCAAAGCCTTTTATAATACATGACAGAATCACTCCAAATATATAGCAAAACACTTGGCAACACAAATATACATGACTGATCTGGAAAAACTTCATAACATCAGattgaacaaatatttgaaagatgcataaaaatgttatcaatcagtcagtatgttgtccaaacacacacacacacacacatatacacacacccacactgaaaatattcaaaacaacatcacttaaaggaataattcacccaaaaacatttattaacccATGTGCCATTCCATCTTAAAAAGGAAGTTAATGGTCACCAAAACTGTCTGGTTACtgttattcttcaaaatatgttccGCAGAGCATGAggttgaataaattataaaaaaacttttaattaaccCACTAATCCTGTATGAAtgctaaatacaaatatgataaTTTGAAGAATTTTGCTTGCCAAAAAGTTCCTGTTAGCCATCATAGTATATCTTCCATACCATGGACATAACTGTATGCCAGCGACTGTCCAGTTCTTCTTTTAACAACCAAAATGATCAAAACgcaaggtttggaacaacattaggGTGAATTATTAATGACTTCATATTTTGGCTGATCTATACCTTTAAGACAACATCTAACTGATATCAACTTACACCTCTTTCTTCACTGTTTACACTCACAGTGGAGATGTCTGACTGATCACTGCTGCGACTGGACGGCCGTGATTGGTTAACGGCACCGTGTGAAGGGGAGCCATATGTGACCGGCATGGGGAAACTGGGCAGTAAGATGATCTGTGTATCTGAGTAATATGGAGGTGTTTGAATACCAGTGGGATAGTAAATAGGGTAATCTGCGATTAGCATCCTTCTCTGGATATGAGAGAAAGTGGGCTTAATTTGGTCGTACCCAGATGGTAACAGATATGATGGAAAATTATGAAGTGCCATTCCGTAGCCTGCCATGTTGTCCACTGCTACATTATGGTGTGTCCGTGGCAATGTTTGCAGTGATTTTTCATTGCTGTTCAGCGGTGACTGACGTTCTAAAATGCTGTCCGCTGACTGACTTCGCGGTAAAACTGGAGTCACAGGAGAAAGTGACGCACTGTGTTGAAAAGTGGGAGTCATTCGGGGAGAATTGTTGGAACTGCCAGGTGACAGAGAGCCTAAACAGGAGAGCAAACGTTAATTGAAGACTTTAAATGAGGCGTTTAGAAATAAATTCAAGCAGTAATTTTAGAGAAATGCCTACCGTTACTGCTACTTTTCACAGTGCAACCGCGAGTGCCTCTCCCACGCAGCACATCAGATACCTTAAAACAAGAccacatataatatattcttatttagATGAGTTACAGAAATTATGGTGATATACATGGGTGAATTATGAGGCTAATGGGGATTTTTTTATGAGCTGAGAGGCCTGGAGTGGACTAATTTTAGTCTTAGACATCACGCCCACAGAAAGTTAGCTAAACGTCTGATGCATATGGAACACAAAACTGGAAACACTTCAGAAGTTTCAGAGTCATCGTCGGATTGGTTGAATTGTATAACTGATAAGAGAACTTATTAGGATCAACTAAAGGCtggatttttaaaagtatgtgaaatattttaagtttgcGGCACAGAATCATTAAAATACGTCTGAGAGTTTTACACACGGTTCTGTTATTGTGAAGCCGTTTCCACGGCCCAACACGTGACACTAAAATGAAACGAACAAGTGGTTGGTTTTGTAGGTCAAGCGGCCTCGTGGGCGGGCCTTGACCAATGAAAGCTGACATGTATTCAGCCGTCAGGCTACACAAGACTAGGAGTGGACTGGCACAAGATATAAGgcttttataatgtaatttctaatgttttataatgaCAAGTGAATAGAGTTTCAATGCTTGATGATGTGAAGATACTATACATGATATTTTCCAGATCAATAATAAGATACTATGATAAAGCTATAATATACAACGTAAGGCAAAAGTTTCTAAAAGTTATCATATacaattataatcaaatataattttgtaattctgttaaataaaattaaaatgcagagattttaaagggatatttctgtcatttcttaTTTATCCTCATGTCACTTCAAAACTGTTAGACCTTTGTTCAACTTtgtaacacaaattaaaatctatttctGATGAAACACAGACGCATCCTGACCTTGAATAAATGGCAAGGGATGTTCAAGGCCTAGAAAGGCCGTGaaaacatcattaaatttgttcatgtgacatcagttATTCAACTGTAATAGGTTTTGTGctcaaagaaaacataaattattattattcagcttATTCTTTCACAAAAGTACCATGACACGTGCACATGCATTCCTCTGCTTTAAAACACGCCACTGtttatgcagggtcagaaagctctcagattttataaaaaatatcttcactTTTGTTCtaaacaggtttggaatgacatgagggtgagtagtgccattttcatttatttcatttttgattcctttaaaacaaactgtggaatgcaaagttgcaaaataaattttattttctacaaGACCAGGGGCTTTATACAACTATAATATATTTGTCCAGCTGGTAATTAAGATGCAGtacaactaaacaaaaacaattcttaGAATCACCACTTGTAGGCAgtgtttgctttttatataaGCTGCTGAATCTATTGACTATtataatgaatgaaagaaataacCTTACTGTAAAGAACTGAATCACTAAGCAAAACAAATTGATATACGGTATGTTTCCAAACACACTAACGTCATTCTTTAATTTCTTacctttttgtcttttgcaaCCATTATGGCAGTGTCGTTGTGGTTGTTTTTCAAACTACTGTCGGCTCCACTTTTCAGCAAGACCCTGACAATCTCTATATGACCTCTGCCACAGGCGCTGTGTAATGCTGTGTTCCCGCTGTAAGACTGTGTATTCACATCGCACCCACTCTGAAAGACACAGAACACAGGAAAAGACACTATGGACGTTAATAACTCGctgaaaaaactttattaatagATTTCAGGCTTATTTGTTCACGTCCTTACCAAAAGAAAAGTACAAGGTATAATGAAAGGAACAGATGACAAAAATGATCACTCGTTGCTTTTGACGTGTGAAGTGTGAAAAAggtcaacagaaaaaaaaacatacacaaatatatacacatgcacacacacctcGATCAGAAAGATAACCATGTCAGTAAAGTTGTTTTCTACAGCGTGAACCAGTGGACTTCGACCGCTCTTATTATCCTGtgatcaaaaagtaaaaagagaCACAATAAACAAATAGTGCGTGCGGTGATCATAATACATAACTCAATGCACAGAAAGGAACTCAtgcatgagaaaaatgtaacaTCATATCAGAAAACACAGAATGTAACGGAAACGATGACAAACTCACTGACCCCAGCGTTGATTTCAGCTCCGTTCTCCAATAAAATTTTTGCCAACTTTTTGTTTCCATTCTGCACAGCCAGGTGAAGGGGCGTCAGACcttaaataacacattaaaattgcattttaatgatcCAATGAAACAAGTTTGGGCATGTTTCAGTGGgtgaaatacaaaacaacacatAATACACCCCCTTACTGTGTTTCTAGGGACTTTTTGAATTGTGACAGCAACAGGAAATGTCTCATGTTACATTTCTTATGCATGAATGAAGCCAATACTAACTGTAAGGGctgttaaaaaaattctgatctaagaataaaaattaaaataaaatagaaaataaaactgtttgtgCTGTTTAGTTCTGCATAATTAATTGAAAGTAATTTACCTTTTGTAGTAAAGAGGTTTTTGGAGTACTATACTGTTGCAAGAGGGAATTATTGtgtaataatacacaaataaagcTAGATGGCGATATACTTCCCTTCTTACCCtacaaaaatattccaaaacatAATCACATGTTCATGGAAGAAAATGCATGACAAgcagctctttttctttctagtGCCCCCAGTGGAATAAAGCAAAAAGGTATAGTCgtgtattatttttagaagTGTTGCATAATGACACAGACaagagaaattttaatttttttaagttatgtaCTTTTTCGTTTTGCTGTACTAAACAGGAACATAATCAAGCTAGGTTTATTGTTAGTGCATCCatctgaaataacatttttatctgagacattttacaaaaatggacaaaaaaatgcatacactCATGTACATCCAGGTCCAGCACTTACCCTCATAGTTCCTGATCTCCAGATGGGGCGAAGGGTTTTGCGGGTAGTGTCTGAGGATGACAGACAGGCAGTCCACCTCTCTGTGCTCACAGCACAAGTGCAGCGCCGTCTGTCCATTACGGTCCAAAGCTCCAGGGTCAGCCCCTGCATCCAGCAGAACTTTCACCAAAATCAGCTGATGAGTAATTACAGCCAAGTGCAACGGTGTCTGAGAGAGTGAGAAAAGAGGAAGATATAGAGAAATCCACAGTATATTTAAGGCCCAATTATTTTTTAGACTGTATAATTAAAAGTGTCAATATTTAAGCAGTGTATTTCAAAATGCTGTCTGATAAGGTGTTTAGGTGTATTTGAGCTAAGAGGCTGAGTCACATCCTGGTGTGGATTCCTGTAACCGTAGGTTCTAACCTGGAACTTGTTTAACAGGTTAAAGGTCAGTTCCATAGATctgataataatgaaataaacaggGTTAACGCCCCTTTATAAATAGCCCTGTGGTGACTTATCCAACATATGCAAACCTACATAATCAAGGCCATAAACATGACTTGAACACtggtgaattaaatattaaataaatattttaaagggattttttaaggaatatttaatttagaatatgCACAGATTGACTGAATGATATGccaaaaacagatttgttaatgtttgttgTCACGTAAATGACTGtctatgtttttaatttaaaactgaaatttaacaaaaaaaagttactttgcATCACTGAATATTACTGTTGGTCATTTAAGGTTTCTTTTACAAAACTATGGCCACTATCATTACAATTTCTGTTATACAGCTACGTGCATTATAAACTGGTTAAAGCAGATacataattcattcaaattcatacaaaaatattaacatttatataatataaattgacAACCCTCTAtgtcaggggtgtcaaactcaatttctggagggccggagccctgcagagtttagatgcaaccctaattaaacacacctgatccagctaatcaagtacttcaagctttcatagtatatgtgttttagcagggttgaatctaaactctgcagggctccggcccaataggaattgagt is part of the Puntigrus tetrazona isolate hp1 chromosome 16, ASM1883169v1, whole genome shotgun sequence genome and encodes:
- the bcl3 gene encoding nuclear factor NF-kappa-B p100 subunit is translated as MTMSGSNHTARSLPLDLTNKPKERGSCAQTGDRGHPGPSPERQVEAAHKCSNGHEILPSQHQDCCGGSVSQTIQTDAAGDGGNRTREGPKHTRPTTPNATNPAGKPTDSSFSNLPPRKRPFPLDVDHHHSGPRKDPPSVAPKVLKRTQTDADPKRIFSTFGDNPSVNDFAPHLPPYRACSHFQWSRQPPPLESTDQLLADIVEATRQDEDGDTPLHIAVVKENCQLVRWLIEIYRRAHKDLDIFNNLRQTPLHLAVITHQLILVKVLLDAGADPGALDRNGQTALHLCCEHREVDCLSVILRHYPQNPSPHLEIRNYEGLTPLHLAVQNGNKKLAKILLENGAEINAGDNKSGRSPLVHAVENNFTDMVIFLIESGCDVNTQSYSGNTALHSACGRGHIEIVRVLLKSGADSSLKNNHNDTAIMVAKDKKVSDVLRGRGTRGCTVKSSSNGSLSPGSSNNSPRMTPTFQHSASLSPVTPVLPRSQSADSILERQSPLNSNEKSLQTLPRTHHNVAVDNMAGYGMALHNFPSYLLPSGYDQIKPTFSHIQRRMLIADYPIYYPTGIQTPPYYSDTQIILLPSFPMPVTYGSPSHGAVNQSRPSSRSSDQSDISTVSVNSEERGVS